Proteins encoded together in one Rossellomorea sp. y25 window:
- a CDS encoding sodium/solute symporter (Members of the Solute:Sodium Symporter (SSS), TC 2.A.21 as described in tcdb.org, catalyze solute:Na+ symport. Known solutes for members of the family include sugars, amino acids, nucleosides, inositols, vitamins, urea or anions, depending on the system.) yields MGWIDMTIVAVYMIALIIMGYKLGKGNHTQDDYFVGGRSVATFPIALSIAATTVSANGFIGGPGWAYGSGLIAFMLNFSIPIVLILTLSIFLPFFYNLKVTSIYEYIEMRLGGKSRLLVVFGFIVSNVIQVGSFLFIPSLVIQTFTGWSLTIVVPMVVAVAILYTLLGGIKAVIWTDAIQMFVLWGGVIAAFVIILSNLDIGFFEAMKVVKEEGKLDALDFSLDAKLENGVWVGLIGGLFMWLKYYATDQTQTQRMFAAKSINEVKKSICISGFVMNIMYFVFMFIGVLLFVFFDGREFDNSNNIMITFISNNIPVGILGLIMAGIFAAAMSSIDSVLNSVTTVFIKDIYEKFITKGKPASLKVSMVFTLVFGVLLIGFTLMAFSGTTASILKTVGSYLSYFSGSILAMFLLAMFTKKANDNGVAIGFVLGIVITTYIGNLGLVNWLWNYPIGCVITLIIGYIFSLLFQKNRRMELEEFTFNGQRARLIKEGTVTDENGHSIVPGGMDKYSYALIGLFIAQVIILGLIQL; encoded by the coding sequence ATGGGTTGGATTGATATGACGATTGTCGCAGTATATATGATTGCTCTGATCATTATGGGTTATAAACTGGGGAAGGGAAATCACACACAGGATGACTACTTTGTAGGTGGGAGATCTGTTGCAACATTCCCGATTGCTCTTTCCATTGCAGCCACCACGGTCAGTGCGAATGGATTTATTGGAGGACCAGGCTGGGCGTATGGTTCGGGACTGATCGCTTTTATGTTGAATTTCAGCATACCTATCGTATTAATATTGACGTTATCGATCTTTCTCCCTTTTTTCTATAATCTAAAGGTGACGTCCATCTATGAATATATCGAAATGCGTCTGGGAGGGAAAAGCAGACTTTTAGTAGTCTTTGGATTTATTGTATCAAATGTGATTCAAGTAGGTTCGTTCTTATTTATTCCTTCACTGGTCATCCAAACCTTCACGGGATGGTCACTGACGATTGTCGTTCCCATGGTTGTGGCAGTGGCGATTCTGTACACGTTACTAGGCGGGATTAAAGCGGTTATCTGGACGGATGCGATTCAGATGTTTGTCTTGTGGGGTGGAGTCATTGCTGCATTTGTCATTATTCTGAGCAATTTAGATATTGGTTTCTTTGAGGCGATGAAGGTTGTGAAAGAAGAGGGGAAATTGGATGCACTTGATTTCTCGCTGGACGCGAAGTTAGAGAATGGTGTATGGGTTGGCCTGATTGGCGGTCTCTTTATGTGGCTTAAATATTATGCTACGGATCAGACACAGACTCAAAGGATGTTCGCGGCAAAGTCGATCAATGAAGTGAAGAAGTCGATCTGTATTAGCGGATTTGTGATGAACATTATGTATTTTGTGTTCATGTTCATAGGAGTATTGCTTTTCGTCTTCTTTGATGGCAGGGAATTCGATAATTCCAACAACATTATGATCACCTTCATTTCTAATAACATCCCTGTAGGAATCTTGGGGCTGATCATGGCAGGGATTTTTGCAGCTGCCATGTCCAGCATAGACTCCGTACTAAATTCAGTTACGACCGTCTTCATTAAAGACATTTATGAAAAGTTCATCACGAAAGGAAAGCCGGCTTCTCTAAAGGTTTCGATGGTCTTCACCCTTGTGTTTGGGGTATTGCTGATCGGATTTACATTGATGGCATTCAGCGGTACGACCGCTTCGATCTTAAAGACAGTGGGCAGCTACCTCTCGTACTTCTCAGGTTCGATACTGGCGATGTTTCTTTTGGCGATGTTCACGAAGAAAGCAAATGATAATGGAGTCGCAATCGGGTTTGTATTAGGAATCGTCATCACGACCTATATTGGAAACCTTGGGCTGGTGAACTGGCTCTGGAATTATCCGATCGGATGCGTGATCACTCTTATCATTGGTTACATTTTCAGCTTACTATTTCAAAAGAATAGAAGAATGGAATTGGAAGAATTCACGTTTAATGGTCAAAGAGCAAGGTTGATAAAAGAAGGAACTGTAACAGATGAAAACGGTCATTCCATTGTTCCGGGGGGCATGGACAAATACTCATATGCACTCATCGGATTGTTTATTGCACAGGTGATCATATTGGGGCTTATCCAGTTATAG
- a CDS encoding LacI family DNA-binding transcriptional regulator translates to MKARISAYDVAKQASVSQSTVSRVLNNYPHIKESTRRKVLEAIKELGFTRDEIARSLASNKTRTIGLIVGDITNPFFAESAKVITGKAQEMQYDVILCNTNHNEENLDKYIQTLKGKRVDGIIIASADKNNQRIKELYDQGFPVILFNSILEHEKANYIAVNNYKGARLAVEHLYQLNHRRIGYIAGPSKYVTTHLRNLGYKEALEDLGIVGNDQFVYNKEFSYDEVYQFTKKLLKQSDRPTSFFSASDQMALAVLDAAASENIKVPEELSVVGFDDIDLAKNQYIGLTTITQPKEKMATLALEKLISLIEEGEGKDEGFQIILEPDLIQRKTTGVCRNEKGG, encoded by the coding sequence ATGAAAGCCAGAATTAGCGCATATGATGTGGCGAAACAGGCAAGTGTTTCACAATCGACCGTTTCCAGGGTCCTGAACAATTATCCTCATATCAAGGAATCTACAAGAAGGAAAGTCCTTGAAGCGATAAAGGAATTAGGGTTTACAAGGGATGAGATTGCCAGAAGCCTTGCCAGTAATAAAACGAGAACCATAGGATTGATTGTCGGGGATATCACGAATCCTTTCTTTGCCGAATCAGCGAAAGTGATTACGGGAAAAGCACAGGAGATGCAGTATGATGTGATCCTTTGTAATACGAATCACAATGAAGAGAACCTGGATAAATATATTCAAACCCTTAAAGGGAAGCGAGTCGATGGGATCATCATTGCCTCTGCAGATAAAAACAATCAAAGAATCAAAGAATTATATGATCAAGGATTTCCTGTCATTCTGTTCAATAGTATCTTGGAACACGAGAAGGCGAATTATATAGCCGTCAACAACTACAAAGGAGCTAGACTTGCGGTGGAACATCTTTATCAATTGAACCATCGCCGCATTGGCTATATTGCAGGTCCTTCGAAGTATGTCACCACCCATTTGAGGAATTTAGGATACAAAGAAGCACTAGAGGACTTAGGGATTGTCGGAAACGATCAGTTTGTCTACAACAAAGAGTTTTCTTACGATGAAGTTTATCAGTTTACCAAAAAGTTATTAAAACAGAGTGACCGGCCAACAAGCTTTTTCTCTGCTTCCGATCAAATGGCCCTTGCCGTGTTAGATGCTGCAGCTAGTGAAAACATCAAGGTACCGGAAGAATTATCAGTCGTAGGATTTGATGATATTGATTTGGCAAAGAATCAATATATTGGACTCACCACCATCACCCAGCCGAAAGAAAAAATGGCAACCCTCGCCTTGGAAAAACTGATCTCCCTGATTGAAGAGGGCGAAGGGAAAGACGAAGGGTTTCAGATCATATTAGAACCCGATTTAATTCAACGAAAAACAACGGGAGTATGCAGGAACGAGAAAGGAGGATAA
- a CDS encoding glucose 1-dehydrogenase — translation MKHFAELKGKRVMVTGGSKGIGKDIALSFAKLGATVVISGRNDEALSAAVLELKRYSPDCSYVKADIRHVADIHKMVDEAAAHMGGLDVLVNNAGVNIPKPAIEVTEEDWDSILDTNLKGSFFSSQRAAKYFLSQKSGKIINIVSQMAFVGYIKRAAYCSSKGGAVQMTKALAVEWAPYNIKVNAVAPTFIETELTSNMFEDQDFYQDVINRIPLGKLAQPSDVTGAVLFLASDMANFVTGETIKVDGGWTAI, via the coding sequence TTGAAGCACTTTGCTGAATTGAAAGGGAAAAGGGTCATGGTTACGGGAGGAAGTAAAGGCATTGGAAAGGATATCGCGCTCTCCTTTGCCAAACTGGGGGCCACAGTGGTGATTTCAGGGAGGAATGATGAAGCCCTGTCAGCTGCTGTCCTTGAGCTGAAACGTTACTCCCCCGATTGTTCTTATGTGAAGGCCGACATCCGGCATGTAGCGGACATTCATAAGATGGTGGATGAGGCTGCCGCTCATATGGGGGGACTCGATGTACTGGTCAATAACGCAGGAGTGAATATTCCTAAACCAGCCATAGAAGTGACGGAGGAAGATTGGGACTCAATCCTTGATACAAATCTTAAAGGAAGCTTCTTCTCCTCCCAGCGTGCAGCGAAGTATTTTCTTTCACAAAAAAGTGGGAAGATCATCAACATTGTTTCACAGATGGCATTCGTTGGCTATATCAAGCGGGCAGCCTATTGTTCCAGTAAGGGAGGGGCCGTGCAAATGACCAAAGCTCTTGCTGTTGAGTGGGCACCCTACAATATCAAGGTTAATGCAGTGGCTCCAACATTTATTGAAACCGAGCTCACATCCAATATGTTTGAAGATCAAGATTTTTATCAAGACGTGATCAATCGAATCCCATTAGGGAAACTTGCCCAACCTTCTGATGTGACAGGAGCGGTGTTATTTCTCGCTTCTGACATGGCAAACTTTGTAACGGGTGAAACCATCAAGGTTGATGGAGGTTGGACCGCAATTTAA